A window from Sphingopyxis alaskensis RB2256 encodes these proteins:
- a CDS encoding DUF1499 domain-containing protein, with protein sequence MWLAFASLLIAATGLTLARYDLIAKIPGFLSMLAGAAVAFAATIAALAALLLARRQQATSRGAAYVALLLSLPLVLFVASRPLVARDVPPIHDVTTDLAAPPQFQSLPLRADNLAGVGSIAEWRRIHAAGYPDIQPIMIRRPAADVMSDARKLASARGWDIARYDVAAGALEATASTSYIRFKDDVVVRVRPSADGTQSIVDMRSVSRVGISDFGVNASRIRDFLRDLSASEQ encoded by the coding sequence TTGTGGCTTGCCTTCGCATCGCTGCTCATCGCCGCGACCGGCCTTACTCTCGCGCGCTACGATCTGATCGCCAAAATCCCGGGCTTTCTATCGATGCTCGCCGGTGCCGCGGTCGCGTTTGCGGCAACGATCGCAGCCCTCGCGGCCTTGCTGCTGGCCCGGCGGCAGCAAGCGACGAGCCGCGGTGCCGCCTATGTGGCGCTGTTGCTTTCGCTACCCCTCGTCCTGTTTGTCGCCTCGCGGCCGCTCGTGGCGCGCGACGTCCCGCCGATCCATGATGTCACGACCGATCTCGCCGCACCGCCGCAGTTCCAGAGCCTGCCGCTGCGCGCGGACAATCTCGCCGGTGTCGGCAGCATCGCCGAATGGCGGCGGATCCACGCCGCCGGCTATCCGGACATCCAGCCGATCATGATCCGCCGTCCAGCGGCGGATGTCATGTCGGATGCCCGCAAGCTCGCCTCCGCACGCGGCTGGGACATCGCACGCTATGATGTCGCCGCCGGCGCCCTCGAGGCCACAGCCAGCACGTCGTATATCCGGTTCAAGGATGATGTTGTCGTGCGGGTCCGTCCAAGCGCCGACGGCACGCAAAGCATAGTGGATATGCGCTCGGTGAGTCGGGTCGGGATCAGCGATTTCGGCGTCAACGCATCCCGAATCCGCGATTTTCTGCGCGATCTCTCCGCGAGCGAACAGTAG
- the clpB gene encoding ATP-dependent chaperone ClpB — MNLEKFTDRAKGFLQAAQTIAIRMNHQRISPEHIAKALLEDSQGMAAGLIANSGGDTARAVAGIDALLAKLPAVSGSGAQATPGLDNDAVRLLDQAEQVAAKAGSEYVAVQNILLAMVLAPSTPVGKAFADAGVSADALNAAIAKLTGGRTADTASAEDRYDALRKFARDLTEVAREGKLDPVIGRDEEIRRTVQILARRTKNNPVLIGEPGVGKTAIAEGLALRIVNGDVPDSLKDRRLLALDMGALIAGAKYRGEFEERLKGVLDDVKAAEGEIILFIDEMHTLVGAGKSEGAMDASNLLKPALARGELHCIGATTLDEYRKHVEKDPALQRRFQPVFVGEPTVEDSISILRGIKEKYELHHGVRITDGAIVAAATLSHRYISDRFLPDKAIDLMDEAASRIRMEVESKPEEIETLDRRIIQMKIEEAALGKESDAASKDRLASLQAELANLEQQSAELTQKWQAEKEKIHAEAKIKEELDAARSALEQAQRAGDLAKAGELSYGTIPALEKRLAEAEAASGNAMLREEVTADDIAAVVSRWTGIPVDRMMEGEREKLLKMEETLTQRVIGQDEAVRAVSTAVRRARAGLQDPNRPLGSFLFLGPTGVGKTELTKALARFLFDDDNAMVRIDMSEYMEKHSVARLVGAPPGYVGYEEGGTLTEAVRRRPYQVVLFDEVEKAHGDVFNILLQVLDDGRLTDGQGRTVDFTNTLIILTSNLGSQAIAALPDGAPVEQAEPAVMEVVRAHFRPEFLNRLDEIVLFHRLGQEHMGGIVDIQVARVQKLLDDRKVTLDLTDAARAWLGRVGYDPVYGARPLKRAVQKYLQDPLADLILKGEVRDGATIRVDEGDGGLMLSTG; from the coding sequence ATGAACCTCGAAAAATTCACCGACCGCGCCAAGGGCTTTTTGCAGGCGGCGCAGACGATCGCGATCCGCATGAATCATCAGCGGATCAGCCCCGAACATATCGCCAAGGCGCTGCTCGAAGACAGTCAGGGCATGGCCGCCGGGCTGATCGCCAACAGCGGCGGCGACACCGCACGTGCGGTGGCGGGTATCGACGCGCTGCTCGCCAAGCTGCCCGCGGTGTCGGGATCGGGCGCGCAGGCGACGCCGGGGCTCGACAACGACGCGGTGCGCCTGCTCGACCAGGCCGAACAGGTCGCCGCAAAGGCCGGCAGCGAATATGTCGCGGTCCAGAATATCCTCCTCGCCATGGTGCTGGCGCCCAGCACCCCGGTCGGCAAGGCCTTCGCCGACGCGGGCGTATCCGCAGACGCCTTGAACGCGGCGATCGCCAAGCTCACCGGCGGTCGCACCGCCGATACCGCATCGGCCGAAGATCGCTATGACGCGCTCAGGAAATTCGCCCGCGACCTCACCGAGGTAGCGCGCGAGGGCAAGCTGGATCCCGTGATCGGCCGCGACGAGGAAATCCGCCGCACGGTGCAGATCCTTGCGCGCCGCACCAAGAACAATCCCGTGTTGATCGGCGAGCCGGGCGTCGGCAAGACCGCGATCGCCGAGGGCCTTGCGCTGCGCATCGTCAACGGCGACGTGCCCGACAGCCTGAAGGACCGCCGTCTGCTCGCGCTCGACATGGGCGCGCTGATCGCCGGCGCCAAATATCGCGGCGAGTTCGAGGAGCGGCTCAAGGGCGTGCTCGACGATGTGAAGGCCGCCGAGGGCGAGATCATCCTCTTCATCGACGAAATGCACACGCTCGTCGGCGCGGGAAAATCCGAAGGCGCGATGGACGCCTCGAACCTGCTCAAGCCCGCGCTCGCGCGCGGCGAGCTCCACTGCATCGGCGCGACGACGCTCGACGAATATCGCAAGCATGTCGAAAAGGATCCCGCGCTCCAGCGGCGCTTTCAGCCGGTGTTCGTCGGCGAACCAACGGTCGAGGATTCGATCTCGATCCTGCGTGGGATCAAGGAGAAATACGAGCTGCACCACGGCGTGCGCATCACCGACGGCGCGATCGTCGCCGCGGCGACGCTGTCGCACCGCTATATCTCCGACCGCTTCCTGCCCGACAAGGCGATCGACCTGATGGACGAGGCGGCGAGCCGCATCCGCATGGAGGTCGAATCGAAGCCCGAGGAGATCGAGACGCTCGACCGCCGCATCATCCAGATGAAGATCGAGGAAGCCGCGCTCGGCAAGGAAAGCGACGCGGCGTCGAAGGACCGGCTCGCGAGCTTGCAGGCCGAGCTTGCCAATCTCGAACAGCAGTCGGCCGAACTCACCCAGAAATGGCAGGCCGAAAAGGAGAAGATCCACGCCGAGGCGAAGATCAAGGAAGAGCTCGACGCCGCGCGCTCGGCGCTTGAACAGGCGCAGCGCGCGGGCGACCTCGCGAAGGCGGGCGAGCTAAGCTATGGCACCATCCCCGCGTTGGAAAAAAGACTTGCCGAGGCCGAGGCCGCATCGGGCAATGCAATGCTGCGCGAGGAAGTCACCGCCGACGACATAGCAGCGGTGGTCAGCCGCTGGACCGGCATCCCCGTCGACCGGATGATGGAGGGCGAGCGCGAGAAGCTGCTCAAGATGGAGGAGACGCTGACCCAGCGCGTGATCGGCCAGGACGAGGCCGTCCGCGCGGTCTCGACAGCGGTCCGCCGCGCGCGCGCCGGGCTTCAGGACCCGAATCGCCCGCTCGGCAGCTTCCTCTTCCTCGGCCCCACGGGCGTCGGCAAGACCGAGCTGACCAAGGCGCTCGCGCGCTTCCTGTTCGACGACGACAATGCGATGGTGCGCATCGACATGTCCGAATATATGGAAAAGCACAGCGTCGCGCGGCTCGTCGGCGCGCCGCCGGGCTATGTCGGCTATGAGGAGGGCGGCACGCTCACCGAAGCGGTGCGCCGCCGCCCCTATCAGGTCGTCCTCTTCGACGAGGTCGAAAAGGCGCATGGCGACGTGTTCAACATTCTGCTCCAGGTGCTCGACGACGGGCGGCTCACCGACGGGCAGGGGCGGACGGTCGATTTCACCAACACGCTCATCATCCTGACCTCGAACCTCGGCAGCCAGGCGATCGCCGCGCTCCCCGATGGCGCCCCGGTCGAACAGGCCGAACCTGCCGTCATGGAGGTTGTGCGCGCGCATTTCCGGCCCGAGTTCCTGAACCGGCTCGACGAGATCGTGCTCTTTCACCGTCTGGGGCAGGAACATATGGGCGGCATCGTCGACATCCAGGTCGCGCGGGTGCAGAAGCTGCTCGACGACCGCAAGGTGACGCTCGACCTGACCGACGCAGCGCGTGCCTGGCTCGGTCGCGTTGGCTATGACCCCGTCTATGGCGCGCGGCCGCTGAAGCGCGCGGTGCAGAAATATCTGCAAGACCCGCTCGCCGATCTCATTCTGAAAGGCGAGGTCCGGGACGGCGCGACGATCAGGGTCGACGAGGGCGACGGCGGGTTGATGCTGAGCACAGGCTGA
- a CDS encoding efflux RND transporter periplasmic adaptor subunit — translation MSDVSTAARWRAGIMAAVLIAGGGGYWLGQRDSDVPSSAASDEGRKILYYYDPMFPNQKFEKPGKSPFMDMELVPKYADEGGANGAPSGISVDPSAMQNLGMRVVAAETGSLAASFDVTGTIDFNERDVAIVQARSGGFVERVYRLAPGDVIRAGTPIADVQSPEWGGAQTEYLSVKRLGKPELTAAARQRLRLMGMADTVIAQVDRTGRTSGTVTIRSPIGGVVRSLDARAGVTLAQGQTLAEVSGLGSVWLHAALPEAQAASVRVGQRAVATLTAFPGETFGGRVIAILPTIQSDSRTLTVRIELPNRGGRLRPGMFANVTLGGDAEPALLVPSEAVIRTGTRSIVMLATGDGRYHPAEVQTGREGDGKTEILRGLTVGEKIVASGQFLLDSEASLTGIAVRPLGDAK, via the coding sequence ATGAGCGATGTTTCAACCGCGGCGCGCTGGCGCGCCGGAATAATGGCCGCCGTCTTGATCGCGGGCGGCGGAGGATATTGGCTGGGCCAGCGTGATAGCGATGTCCCATCGAGCGCGGCGAGCGATGAGGGGCGCAAAATCCTTTATTATTATGACCCGATGTTTCCGAACCAGAAGTTCGAAAAACCCGGCAAATCGCCGTTCATGGATATGGAGCTTGTACCCAAATATGCCGACGAAGGCGGCGCGAACGGCGCTCCTTCAGGCATTTCGGTCGATCCGTCGGCGATGCAGAATCTGGGAATGCGCGTCGTCGCCGCCGAAACGGGCAGCCTCGCGGCGAGTTTCGACGTCACCGGCACGATCGACTTCAACGAACGCGACGTTGCAATCGTGCAGGCCCGCTCGGGCGGCTTCGTCGAGCGCGTCTATCGGCTGGCCCCGGGCGATGTCATTCGTGCCGGGACGCCGATCGCCGATGTGCAATCGCCCGAATGGGGCGGCGCACAGACCGAATATCTGAGCGTCAAGCGGCTCGGCAAGCCCGAACTGACGGCGGCGGCGCGCCAGCGGCTGCGGCTGATGGGCATGGCCGACACGGTCATCGCCCAGGTCGATCGCACGGGGCGGACGAGCGGCACGGTGACGATCCGGTCGCCGATCGGCGGCGTGGTCCGGTCGCTCGACGCGCGCGCCGGAGTGACGCTGGCGCAGGGGCAAACGCTTGCGGAGGTCTCGGGACTGGGCAGCGTCTGGCTCCACGCCGCCTTGCCCGAGGCGCAAGCCGCGTCGGTGCGGGTCGGGCAACGCGCGGTCGCGACGCTCACCGCCTTTCCCGGTGAGACGTTCGGCGGGCGTGTCATCGCGATCCTGCCAACAATACAAAGCGACAGCCGGACGCTCACCGTCCGCATCGAGCTTCCCAATCGTGGCGGCCGGTTGCGCCCCGGCATGTTCGCCAATGTCACGCTGGGTGGCGACGCCGAACCGGCGCTGTTGGTGCCGAGCGAGGCGGTCATCCGCACCGGCACCCGCAGCATCGTCATGCTCGCCACGGGCGATGGGCGCTATCATCCGGCCGAAGTGCAAACCGGGCGCGAGGGCGATGGCAAGACCGAAATCTTGCGCGGGCTGACGGTTGGCGAAAAAATCGTCGCCTCGGGTCAGTTCCTGCTCGATTCCGAAGCAAGCCTGACCGGCATCGCCGTCCGCCCGCTTGGTGACGCGAAATGA
- a CDS encoding leucyl aminopeptidase, which yields MKTLLLSACLSLAFTPGAMAQTVIGSGVVPANAANSAERAIGFASRAPTGAALVIVMTDAALPPLDGVALSAPERQAVEAAIAAASFDGKAESTLSLRGIGAHPRILLVGAGPAPSSLALAEAGGKAAQEMKGEAHPVAIAGAFGDTSAAEVAYGFALGQYRFDRYKTVDRKTPPSAAVTLVGANPSTAETAFATRWQPLVDGVRLSRDLANEPANVIYPESFVARVRAAFAGVPGVSIEVLDEAAMRRLGMGTLVGVGQGSPRGSRLLAVRYRGVGAPAAPLAFVGKGITFDSGGISLKPGTGMWNMKGDMSGAASVVGAALSLAKSRVPVHVVAVAALAENMPDGNAQRPGDVVRTLSGKTIEMLNSDAEGRLVLADANEYVAREYKPRAIVNIATLTGSIVGALDDRYAGLFSRDDELAAALLAAGTASGEELWRMPLHRDYADKLKSDIADIRNIAAGQGPGASLGAHFIGFFVDEDMPWAHLDIAGVNRSESASPLVPRGMTGFGVRLLDQLARGGE from the coding sequence ATGAAAACACTGCTTCTTTCCGCTTGCCTGTCGCTCGCCTTCACGCCCGGCGCGATGGCGCAAACCGTGATCGGGTCGGGCGTTGTCCCGGCGAACGCCGCGAACAGCGCCGAACGCGCGATCGGCTTCGCATCGCGCGCGCCGACGGGCGCCGCGCTCGTCATTGTGATGACCGACGCCGCGCTGCCGCCGCTCGATGGCGTCGCGCTCTCCGCGCCCGAGCGGCAGGCAGTCGAGGCCGCGATCGCCGCCGCGAGCTTCGACGGCAAGGCGGAATCGACGCTGTCGCTGCGCGGCATCGGCGCGCATCCGCGCATCCTGCTCGTCGGCGCCGGGCCGGCGCCCTCGTCGCTCGCGCTCGCCGAAGCGGGCGGCAAGGCGGCGCAGGAGATGAAGGGCGAGGCGCATCCCGTGGCGATCGCCGGCGCCTTTGGCGACACCTCCGCCGCCGAGGTCGCTTATGGCTTCGCGCTCGGCCAATATCGTTTCGACCGCTACAAGACGGTCGACCGCAAGACGCCGCCCTCCGCCGCGGTCACGCTCGTCGGCGCCAATCCCTCGACCGCCGAGACCGCCTTTGCGACGCGCTGGCAGCCGCTCGTCGACGGCGTGCGCCTGTCGCGCGATCTGGCCAACGAGCCCGCGAACGTCATCTACCCCGAAAGCTTCGTTGCGCGCGTGCGTGCGGCGTTCGCGGGCGTTCCGGGCGTCAGCATCGAGGTGCTCGACGAAGCGGCGATGCGGCGGCTCGGCATGGGCACGCTCGTCGGCGTGGGCCAGGGCAGCCCGCGCGGCTCGCGCCTGCTCGCGGTGCGCTACCGCGGCGTGGGTGCGCCCGCCGCACCGCTGGCGTTCGTCGGCAAGGGCATCACCTTCGATTCGGGCGGCATTTCGCTCAAACCCGGCACGGGCATGTGGAACATGAAGGGCGACATGTCGGGCGCCGCGTCGGTCGTCGGCGCGGCGCTGTCGCTCGCCAAGTCGCGCGTGCCGGTGCATGTCGTCGCGGTCGCGGCGCTTGCCGAGAATATGCCCGACGGCAACGCGCAGCGTCCGGGCGACGTCGTGCGCACCCTGTCGGGCAAGACGATCGAGATGCTGAACAGCGACGCCGAGGGCCGCCTCGTCCTCGCCGACGCTAATGAATATGTCGCGCGCGAATATAAGCCGCGCGCGATCGTCAATATCGCGACGCTCACCGGGTCGATCGTCGGTGCACTCGACGACCGATATGCGGGCCTCTTTTCGCGCGATGACGAGCTTGCCGCCGCGCTGCTCGCCGCCGGAACCGCCAGCGGCGAGGAGCTGTGGCGGATGCCGCTGCACCGGGATTATGCCGACAAGCTCAAATCGGACATCGCCGACATCCGCAACATCGCGGCGGGCCAGGGGCCGGGCGCGAGCCTCGGCGCGCATTTCATCGGCTTCTTCGTCGATGAGGACATGCCATGGGCGCATCTCGACATCGCAGGCGTCAACCGCAGCGAATCGGCAAGCCCGCTCGTGCCTAGGGGGATGACGGGCTTCGGCGTGCGTCTGCTCGACCAGCTGGCGCGCGGCGGGGAGTAG
- a CDS encoding efflux RND transporter permease subunit: MIKRIIRASVAARGLVVAAALILTLVGIAAVRTTPVDAIPDLSDVQVIIRTTYPGQAPRIVEDQVTYPISSTMLSVPGARVVRGYSFVGDSFVYVLFDDDTDLYWARSRVLEYLSQVQGKLPDGATASIGPDATGVGWVYEYALVDKSGRHDLAELRSIQDWFLRYELKAVPDVAEVATIGGMVKQYQIVLDPQKLASYGVTVREVSDALTAANQEAGGATVELAEAEYIVRASGYLKTLDDFRAVPIRTAAGGVPVTVGDIATVQIGPEMRRGIAELDGEGEVVGGVIVMRQGKNAREVIENVRAKLDSLKASLPAGVEIVTTYDRSGLIDRAVENLSSKLIEEIVIVALVCGLFLWHARSALVAILTLPLGILIAFIAMRAQGLNANILSLGGIAIAIGAMVDAAVVMIENAHKHIERWTHENPDDKLEGAERWRVITGAAAEVGPALFLSLLIITFSFIPIFALQGQEGRLFAPLAFTKTYAMAAAALLSITLVPVLMGWLIRGKIPDENANPINRWLTRLYRPGLDWVLARPKQALLIAALVFATSLWPMARLGGEFMPQMNEGDLLYMPSALPGISVAEAGKLLQQTDRLIKTVPEVERVFGKAGRADTATDPAPIEMFETTIQFKPESEWRAGLTQEKLIEELDARVRVPGLANFWVPPIRNRIDMLATGIKSPIGIKVAGSDLKAIDVSARQIEDVVRKVPGVASALAERLTGGRYIDVQIDRAAAARYGMNIADVQTIIAGAIGGETIGQTVEGLARYPISVRYPREIRDSLDEIINLPVLTPSRQQITLGTVADVRITDGPPMLRSENGRPVTWIYVDGRGRDLQTLVQDMQTAIAREVKLPPGVSVSYTGQFEFLVRATERMKIVVPVTLAVILGLLYLTFRRLDEALLIMGTLPFALTGGLWLLYLLGYNQSVASAVGFIALAGVSAEFGVVMLIYLKQALAARTDGDVAAGVREGALLRVRPKAMTVAVILAGLFPILIGTGTGSEVMSRIAAPMIGGMITAPLLSMFVIPAAYLLMRRNAAPSAQPEEDLK, from the coding sequence ATGATCAAGCGGATCATTCGCGCCTCGGTCGCCGCGCGCGGGCTGGTCGTCGCCGCGGCGCTGATCCTGACGCTTGTCGGGATCGCCGCGGTGCGGACGACGCCCGTCGACGCCATCCCCGATCTGTCGGACGTGCAGGTCATCATCCGCACCACCTATCCGGGTCAGGCGCCGCGGATCGTCGAGGATCAGGTGACCTATCCGATCAGTTCGACGATGCTGTCGGTGCCGGGCGCGCGCGTGGTGCGCGGTTATAGCTTTGTCGGCGACAGTTTCGTCTATGTGCTGTTCGACGATGACACCGATCTCTATTGGGCGCGGAGCCGGGTGCTCGAATATCTGAGCCAGGTGCAGGGAAAATTGCCCGACGGCGCGACGGCGTCGATCGGTCCCGATGCCACCGGCGTCGGCTGGGTCTATGAATATGCGCTGGTCGACAAGAGCGGTCGCCACGATCTGGCGGAATTGCGTTCGATCCAGGACTGGTTCCTGCGCTACGAATTGAAAGCCGTTCCCGACGTCGCTGAGGTTGCGACGATCGGCGGGATGGTCAAGCAATATCAGATCGTCCTCGATCCGCAGAAGCTGGCCTCCTATGGTGTGACGGTGCGCGAGGTCAGCGACGCCTTGACGGCCGCCAATCAAGAGGCTGGCGGCGCGACCGTCGAACTGGCCGAGGCCGAATATATCGTTCGCGCCAGTGGTTACCTGAAAACGCTCGACGATTTCCGCGCGGTCCCCATCCGTACCGCCGCCGGCGGGGTGCCGGTCACCGTCGGCGACATCGCGACGGTCCAGATCGGCCCCGAGATGCGGCGCGGTATCGCCGAGCTTGACGGCGAAGGTGAGGTGGTCGGCGGCGTGATCGTGATGCGGCAGGGCAAAAATGCCCGCGAAGTCATCGAGAATGTCCGCGCCAAGCTGGATAGCCTGAAGGCAAGTCTGCCCGCCGGGGTCGAAATCGTCACCACTTACGACCGGTCGGGACTGATCGACCGCGCGGTTGAAAACCTCTCGTCGAAACTGATCGAGGAAATTGTGATTGTCGCGCTGGTCTGCGGGTTGTTCCTGTGGCACGCGCGCTCGGCGCTGGTGGCAATCCTGACGTTGCCGCTCGGCATATTGATCGCCTTCATCGCGATGCGCGCGCAGGGTCTGAACGCCAATATCCTGTCGCTCGGCGGCATCGCGATCGCGATCGGCGCGATGGTCGATGCCGCGGTCGTCATGATCGAGAATGCCCATAAGCATATCGAGCGTTGGACCCACGAAAACCCGGACGACAAACTGGAAGGAGCCGAACGGTGGCGCGTGATAACCGGCGCGGCGGCCGAGGTCGGCCCGGCGCTGTTCCTGAGCCTGCTCATCATCACCTTCTCGTTCATCCCGATCTTTGCGCTGCAGGGTCAGGAGGGGCGCCTGTTCGCGCCGCTGGCGTTCACCAAAACCTATGCGATGGCGGCGGCGGCGCTGCTGTCGATCACCCTCGTGCCGGTGCTGATGGGCTGGCTGATCCGCGGCAAGATTCCTGACGAGAATGCCAACCCGATCAATCGCTGGCTGACCCGCCTCTATCGCCCCGGTCTCGATTGGGTGCTCGCGCGTCCGAAACAGGCGCTGCTGATCGCGGCGCTGGTCTTTGCGACCAGCCTCTGGCCGATGGCGCGGCTGGGCGGCGAATTCATGCCGCAAATGAACGAAGGGGATCTTCTCTATATGCCCTCGGCGCTGCCCGGGATTTCGGTGGCTGAAGCAGGAAAGCTGCTCCAGCAGACCGACCGCCTCATCAAGACGGTGCCCGAGGTTGAGCGCGTGTTCGGCAAGGCCGGACGCGCCGACACCGCAACCGATCCGGCACCGATCGAAATGTTCGAAACGACGATCCAGTTCAAACCCGAAAGCGAATGGCGCGCAGGGTTGACGCAGGAAAAACTGATCGAGGAACTCGATGCGCGCGTGCGCGTTCCGGGGCTCGCCAATTTCTGGGTGCCACCGATCCGCAATCGGATCGACATGCTGGCGACGGGAATCAAGAGCCCGATCGGGATCAAGGTCGCCGGGTCCGATCTCAAGGCGATCGATGTAAGCGCCAGGCAGATCGAGGACGTCGTCAGAAAGGTGCCGGGGGTGGCGTCGGCGCTCGCCGAACGGTTGACAGGCGGCCGTTATATCGATGTCCAGATCGATCGCGCGGCGGCGGCGCGCTACGGCATGAATATCGCCGACGTCCAGACGATCATCGCGGGCGCGATCGGCGGCGAGACGATCGGACAAACGGTCGAGGGACTGGCGCGCTATCCGATCAGCGTCCGCTATCCGCGGGAAATCCGTGACAGTCTCGACGAGATCATCAACCTGCCCGTGTTGACGCCCTCGCGCCAGCAGATCACGCTCGGCACCGTCGCCGACGTCCGCATCACTGACGGCCCGCCGATGCTGCGCAGCGAGAATGGCCGCCCGGTGACCTGGATTTACGTCGACGGCCGCGGACGTGACTTGCAGACGCTGGTTCAGGATATGCAGACGGCGATCGCACGTGAGGTCAAATTGCCGCCAGGGGTCAGTGTCTCCTACACCGGCCAGTTCGAATTTCTGGTCCGCGCCACCGAGCGGATGAAGATCGTCGTTCCGGTGACGCTCGCGGTCATCCTGGGACTGCTCTATCTGACGTTCCGGCGTCTAGATGAGGCCCTTCTGATCATGGGCACCCTGCCTTTCGCGCTCACTGGCGGATTGTGGCTGCTCTATCTGCTTGGATATAACCAGTCGGTCGCCAGCGCCGTCGGCTTCATCGCGCTGGCCGGGGTGTCGGCGGAATTCGGCGTGGTGATGCTGATCTACCTCAAGCAAGCGCTCGCTGCGCGCACCGACGGTGACGTCGCGGCGGGCGTGCGCGAAGGGGCGCTTCTGCGCGTCCGCCCCAAGGCGATGACCGTCGCGGTCATATTGGCGGGGCTTTTCCCGATTCTGATCGGAACGGGGACCGGTTCGGAGGTGATGAGCCGGATCGCCGCTCCGATGATCGGCGGCATGATCACGGCGCCGCTGCTTTCGATGTTCGTCATTCCCGCCGCCTATCTGCTGATGCGCCGCAACGCCGCGCCGTCAGCACAACCCGAAGAGGACTTGAAATGA
- a CDS encoding TolC family protein, producing the protein MRILIAVVLLMPLTAPLYAEPLSFDAALDRAARHAPELQGSEAGVAAAQSAAIAADRLPDPKLDLAVKDFPVTGPDAGRLNRDNFTMQVVGISQEFINPAKRRARAARAQADIGIAQADQALEIQNVALGTALAWIDLHYAKRRLSQLDLLDESLDDLQSTVTARLASRSARPAQALEPAQLRAAIADRRSALAAEVARARATLVRFTGDPLADVQGEPPPSTIDGDKLKAGLASLPRLRAFDAQIVAADAETQLARADKRPDWTVSGAYGRREPNYGDLVTLGVTVDLPLFPKRRQEPKIAARASEASRARFARMAVEREIVAALSSDLADHRMHHQQLDNARKTLVPLARQRAQLDLDSYAAGNLDLGTALLSTLALVEAEVDALAREADVARDAIRIQFTYGDTQP; encoded by the coding sequence ATGCGTATCTTGATTGCGGTGGTCCTGCTGATGCCGCTGACCGCCCCGCTTTATGCCGAACCATTGTCGTTCGACGCAGCGCTCGACCGCGCCGCGCGCCACGCGCCCGAATTGCAAGGAAGCGAAGCGGGGGTTGCGGCCGCGCAATCGGCCGCCATCGCCGCGGATCGACTGCCCGATCCGAAGCTTGATCTCGCCGTCAAGGACTTCCCGGTGACCGGGCCCGATGCCGGGCGGCTCAATCGCGATAATTTCACCATGCAGGTGGTCGGAATCAGCCAGGAGTTCATCAACCCCGCCAAACGCCGCGCAAGAGCCGCACGCGCGCAGGCCGACATTGGCATCGCGCAGGCCGACCAGGCGCTCGAGATTCAGAATGTCGCGCTGGGAACGGCTCTTGCCTGGATCGATCTCCATTACGCCAAGCGGCGCTTGAGCCAGCTCGATCTGCTCGACGAAAGCCTCGACGACTTGCAATCGACGGTGACGGCGCGTCTGGCATCGCGATCCGCGCGTCCGGCGCAGGCGCTCGAGCCCGCGCAATTGCGGGCGGCAATCGCCGACCGGCGCAGTGCGCTTGCGGCCGAAGTCGCGCGCGCCCGGGCGACGCTGGTGCGTTTTACCGGCGATCCGTTGGCCGATGTGCAGGGCGAGCCACCGCCGTCGACCATCGACGGCGACAAGCTGAAAGCCGGGCTCGCTTCGCTGCCCCGGCTACGCGCCTTCGACGCCCAGATCGTCGCGGCCGATGCCGAGACCCAACTCGCCCGAGCAGACAAACGCCCGGATTGGACGGTGAGCGGCGCCTATGGCCGCCGGGAACCCAATTATGGCGATCTGGTCACCCTCGGCGTTACGGTGGATCTCCCCCTTTTTCCCAAGCGCCGCCAGGAACCCAAAATTGCCGCCCGCGCGAGCGAGGCGTCGCGGGCGCGTTTCGCCCGAATGGCGGTCGAACGCGAAATCGTCGCGGCACTGAGTTCGGACCTCGCCGATCATCGCATGCATCATCAGCAACTCGATAATGCCCGCAAAACCCTGGTACCGCTTGCCAGGCAGCGCGCGCAACTCGATCTCGACAGCTATGCCGCCGGCAATCTCGACCTCGGCACGGCCCTGCTCTCGACGCTCGCGCTGGTCGAGGCCGAAGTCGATGCGCTCGCGCGCGAAGCCGACGTTGCCCGCGACGCGATTCGCATTCAATTTACCTATGGGGACACACAGCCATGA